A single genomic interval of Microbacterium sp. LWO14-1.2 harbors:
- a CDS encoding DUF222 domain-containing protein, translating into MTRRTDLDLDLEERQRLLDAWTDKRRRIAALEAEASELLIERIAVHDADVAENPFHRDSIYRSMLSEYSAGARLSRGAVEQSFTDARTLSRDLPSVRAAFAAGTITVAHVREIVHASAVVSDAVHSRRVDAETLALFEAAVLVVAEQDTAARTRAHARQVASALAGETVVERHRRAKDERCVSVRSVDDGLALLTAVLPEWIAVAIADRLTRLAREIVRGRDNREPVLPVLEPATDGIDADELSPDDPRLESYEQGVIHGEGGTFTTDPLGAFTDPLTDPTSTAIEHLPSDERTLDQIRADLLADLLLAAIPSDALGSGLDAVHPRIQVTVAANTLAGADDRPAELDGYGPLDPDIARALAGRHTGWSRLFLDPAGLVVETDTYTPTEAMRRFLRARDQHCRFPGCRMPVHRCEIDHNHDHARGGRTRLDNLSHFCTTHHSLKHPDIDDRHRWTAQQGPGGEVTWTSPLGRQYTDPPRRRVMFV; encoded by the coding sequence ATGACCCGGCGTACCGACCTCGACCTCGATCTCGAGGAGCGGCAGCGCCTGCTCGACGCCTGGACCGACAAGAGGCGCCGTATCGCCGCCCTCGAGGCGGAAGCGTCCGAGCTCCTGATCGAGCGGATCGCCGTTCACGATGCGGACGTCGCCGAGAACCCCTTCCACCGCGATTCCATCTACCGGTCGATGCTGTCGGAGTATTCGGCTGGCGCGCGCCTCTCGCGCGGAGCCGTCGAGCAGTCGTTCACCGACGCCCGCACACTGTCGCGGGATCTGCCTTCCGTGCGAGCAGCGTTCGCCGCAGGAACGATCACCGTCGCCCACGTGCGCGAGATCGTCCACGCCAGTGCCGTCGTGAGTGACGCAGTACACAGCCGACGAGTGGATGCCGAGACGCTCGCCCTCTTCGAGGCCGCGGTGCTCGTGGTCGCCGAGCAGGACACAGCCGCCCGCACGCGCGCCCATGCAAGGCAGGTCGCGTCGGCCCTCGCCGGCGAGACGGTCGTCGAACGCCACCGGCGCGCGAAAGACGAGCGCTGCGTCAGCGTGCGTTCGGTCGACGACGGGCTGGCTCTGCTGACAGCGGTTCTCCCTGAGTGGATCGCCGTCGCGATCGCCGATCGGCTCACCCGTCTGGCACGCGAGATCGTCCGTGGCCGCGACAACCGCGAACCGGTGCTGCCTGTGCTCGAGCCCGCGACCGACGGTATCGACGCCGACGAGCTCTCCCCCGACGACCCGCGACTCGAGTCCTACGAGCAAGGCGTCATCCACGGCGAAGGCGGCACATTCACGACCGACCCGCTCGGAGCATTCACCGACCCCCTGACCGACCCCACCAGCACGGCGATCGAGCACCTTCCCTCCGACGAGCGGACGCTCGATCAGATCCGTGCCGACCTTCTCGCCGATCTTCTCCTGGCGGCGATTCCGAGTGACGCGCTCGGGTCGGGTCTCGATGCCGTCCACCCTCGGATCCAGGTCACGGTCGCCGCGAACACCCTCGCCGGCGCCGACGACCGCCCCGCAGAGCTCGACGGATACGGTCCGCTCGACCCCGACATCGCCCGAGCGCTGGCGGGACGCCACACCGGCTGGTCGCGTCTCTTCCTCGATCCCGCCGGCCTCGTCGTCGAGACCGACACCTACACGCCGACGGAAGCGATGCGACGATTCCTCCGGGCACGCGATCAGCACTGTCGATTCCCAGGGTGTCGGATGCCGGTGCACCGGTGCGAGATCGATCACAACCACGATCATGCCCGCGGTGGTCGCACGCGCCTCGACAACCTCAGTCACTTCTGCACGACCCACCATTCGCTGAAGCACCCCGATATCGATGATCGGCATCGGTGGACGGCGCAGCAGGGCCCGGGCGGCGAGGTCACCTGGACGAGCCCGCTCGGTCGCCAGTACACCGATCCGCCGCGACGCCGGGTGATGTTCGTGTGA